The proteins below are encoded in one region of Streptomyces sp. NBC_00490:
- a CDS encoding helix-turn-helix transcriptional regulator — MHKTSSRLLALLSLLQTHRDWSGEDLAGRLDITSRTVRRDIDRLRELGYRITTVKGPAGGYRLDAGAHMPPMLFDDGQAVALAVALQTAASGTTVAEDATRTLATLRQVMPSRLRHRIDLLRITAVPPPEARDVSQVDARVLVELSRAIHAREELRFDHTPGAGTSLDHPRRVEPHHLVTRLNRWYLVAWDLDREDWRTFRVDRVRPRTPTGPRFTPRELPGGSVSAFVTGRFRGNDGATTDWPCRGEVVLHLPAAEIAPFAQDGIVEELGPHRCRLTLGSWSWTGLAAAIGRFDTEIDVIGPPQLATACADLAARYARAARAAGSD, encoded by the coding sequence ATGCACAAGACATCCTCCCGACTGCTCGCGCTGCTCTCGCTGCTGCAAACGCACCGTGACTGGTCCGGCGAGGATCTCGCCGGACGTCTCGACATCACCTCGCGCACCGTGCGCCGTGACATCGACCGGCTGCGCGAACTCGGTTACCGGATCACGACGGTCAAAGGACCGGCCGGCGGATACCGCCTGGACGCCGGCGCCCACATGCCGCCCATGCTGTTCGACGACGGCCAAGCCGTTGCCCTGGCCGTCGCGCTGCAGACCGCGGCCTCCGGCACGACCGTCGCCGAGGACGCGACCCGCACCCTGGCCACGCTCCGCCAGGTGATGCCGTCCCGCCTGCGCCACCGCATCGACCTGCTGCGCATCACCGCCGTCCCACCACCCGAGGCCCGCGACGTCTCGCAGGTCGATGCGCGGGTCCTGGTGGAGCTGAGCCGCGCCATCCACGCGCGCGAGGAACTGCGCTTCGACCACACCCCCGGCGCCGGCACGTCCCTCGACCATCCTCGCCGCGTGGAACCCCACCACCTGGTCACCCGGCTCAATCGCTGGTACCTCGTGGCCTGGGACCTGGACCGGGAGGACTGGCGTACGTTCCGCGTCGACCGTGTCCGGCCCCGCACACCCACCGGCCCCCGCTTCACCCCGCGTGAACTCCCCGGCGGCAGCGTCTCCGCCTTCGTCACCGGCCGGTTCCGCGGCAACGACGGCGCCACCACCGACTGGCCCTGCCGGGGCGAGGTCGTCCTCCACCTCCCCGCCGCCGAGATCGCGCCCTTCGCCCAGGACGGAATCGTCGAGGAACTCGGCCCCCACCGCTGCCGGCTCACCCTCGGCTCCTGGTCATGGACCGGACTCGCCGCCGCCATCGGCCGCTTCGACACCGAGATCGACGTCATCGGCCCACCTCAACTGGCCACGGCGTGCGCGGACCTCGCCGCCCGCTACGCCCGCGCCGCACGCGCGGCAGGGTCGGACTGA
- a CDS encoding VOC family protein yields MGIKLENVGIAVRDLEATIAFFTDLGLTVLGRDTVSGEWTDTAVGLDGNHANIAMLQTPDGQGRLELFEYIHPEAIETEPTLPNEIGMHRVAFSVDDIDKALEAAAKHGCRPLRGVATYEDIYKLTYLRGPSGILVMLAEELKKN; encoded by the coding sequence ATGGGCATCAAACTTGAGAACGTCGGCATCGCCGTTCGCGACCTCGAAGCGACGATCGCCTTTTTCACCGACCTCGGCCTCACGGTCCTCGGCCGTGACACGGTCAGTGGTGAGTGGACCGACACCGCCGTCGGGCTCGACGGCAACCACGCCAACATCGCGATGCTCCAGACGCCGGACGGCCAAGGCCGCCTCGAGCTCTTCGAGTACATCCACCCCGAAGCGATCGAGACGGAGCCCACGCTTCCCAACGAGATCGGCATGCATCGCGTGGCCTTCTCGGTCGACGACATCGACAAGGCCCTCGAGGCGGCCGCGAAGCACGGATGCCGTCCGCTTCGCGGTGTGGCGACCTATGAGGACATCTACAAACTCACCTACCTCCGAGGGCCCAGCGGCATCCTTGTGATGCTCGCCGAGGAGCTGAAGAAGAACTGA